One region of Marivirga arenosa genomic DNA includes:
- the bshB1 gene encoding bacillithiol biosynthesis deacetylase BshB1, translated as MKLDILAFAAHPDDVELACSGTLAKHAEMGENVGIIDLTRGEMGTRGTPEKRMEEAAKSAEILGLKVRENLGFKDAFFKNDLEHQTEIVKKIRQYQPKIVLANAISDRHPDHGRASELLSESVFLAGLKQFETKDDKGSIQEAYRPSQVYHYIQSIPIKPDFVVDVSEQWDKKMNSIKAFDSQFYKPGSEEPETYISSPRFMKMVEARAMEFGQIIGVDYAEGYTIERYLGVKDLNGLI; from the coding sequence ATGAAATTAGATATACTAGCCTTTGCGGCTCATCCGGATGATGTAGAATTAGCTTGTTCAGGTACGCTTGCAAAACATGCTGAAATGGGAGAGAATGTCGGTATCATTGATCTGACAAGAGGTGAAATGGGTACTAGAGGAACTCCTGAAAAAAGAATGGAAGAAGCAGCAAAAAGTGCAGAAATATTAGGGCTTAAGGTAAGAGAGAACCTAGGTTTTAAAGATGCATTTTTTAAAAATGATTTGGAGCATCAAACTGAGATTGTAAAAAAGATTAGACAGTATCAGCCTAAAATAGTTTTGGCTAATGCTATTTCAGATCGCCATCCTGATCATGGTAGGGCATCAGAATTGTTATCTGAATCAGTGTTTTTAGCAGGCCTAAAGCAATTTGAAACTAAGGATGATAAAGGGAGTATTCAAGAAGCATACAGACCTTCACAGGTATACCATTATATTCAAAGCATTCCTATTAAACCAGATTTTGTGGTTGATGTAAGCGAGCAGTGGGATAAGAAAATGAATTCTATTAAAGCCTTCGACTCACAATTCTATAAACCTGGATCTGAAGAACCAGAAACTTATATATCCAGCCCTAGATTTATGAAAATGGTTGAAGCCAGAGCTATGGAATTTGGTCAAATCATTGGAGTGGATTACGCAGAAGGATATACCATTGAAAGATATCTTGGAGTAAAAGACTTAAATGGTCTAATTTAA
- a CDS encoding glycosyltransferase, whose product MSDLYFDRYAYPKRFIKSESRPGTFIRVVIPVFNEPDIRPTLESLAQCNPTKKGVEVILVINHAENASETIKENSRKTVDQINKFIIQNTSDLEIQIIEAFDLPKKKAGVGLARKIGMDEAAYRFNSINQDGVILCFDADSLCEKNYLCEIENHFLKYPDCNAASIHYEHPETNEDGNLNEPIILYELHLRYYIQALKYTDYPFAYHTIGSSMAARSSVYQKQGGMNQRKAGEDFYFLHKIIPLGNFHTITSTKVIPSARISDRVPFGTGRAMQEHQNNTKDLNLTYDFECFKIIKAFMNEINIKSNISDFYSTIKSFLIENGLETELNKIQSQSKNQTHFKQRFFEWFNGFKMLKLVHYLRDNQFHEKLLTAQATALLVELGYEINQNPTALELLKIYRQLDIDSGN is encoded by the coding sequence TGATTTATATTTCGATAGGTATGCCTACCCAAAAAGATTTATCAAGTCAGAAAGTAGGCCAGGCACTTTCATTAGGGTTGTAATTCCGGTATTCAATGAACCTGACATAAGACCAACTTTAGAATCTTTAGCTCAGTGTAATCCAACAAAAAAAGGCGTTGAAGTGATTTTGGTAATAAACCATGCTGAAAACGCAAGTGAAACGATCAAAGAAAATAGTAGGAAAACGGTAGACCAAATCAACAAATTTATAATTCAAAACACATCAGATTTAGAAATCCAGATAATTGAAGCATTTGATCTCCCTAAAAAAAAAGCTGGGGTTGGATTAGCTCGTAAAATTGGAATGGACGAAGCTGCCTATAGATTTAATTCCATAAATCAAGATGGTGTTATTCTATGTTTTGATGCAGACAGTTTATGTGAGAAGAATTACTTATGTGAAATAGAAAATCACTTTTTAAAATATCCAGATTGTAATGCTGCCTCTATCCATTATGAACATCCAGAAACTAATGAAGATGGAAATTTAAATGAACCTATAATTCTATACGAACTTCATCTACGTTATTACATACAAGCATTAAAATACACCGATTATCCTTTTGCGTATCATACGATTGGTTCGAGCATGGCTGCAAGGTCATCCGTTTATCAAAAACAAGGCGGAATGAATCAAAGAAAAGCTGGAGAAGACTTTTATTTTCTACATAAAATCATTCCTTTAGGTAATTTTCACACCATCACTTCTACAAAGGTGATTCCCTCAGCTAGAATTTCTGATCGAGTCCCTTTTGGTACAGGAAGGGCCATGCAAGAGCATCAAAATAATACCAAAGACTTAAATTTAACTTATGATTTTGAATGTTTTAAGATCATAAAAGCATTTATGAACGAAATCAATATCAAAAGTAATATCAGCGATTTCTATTCAACAATAAAATCATTCTTAATTGAAAATGGATTGGAAACAGAATTAAATAAAATTCAATCTCAATCTAAGAATCAAACCCATTTTAAGCAAAGGTTTTTCGAATGGTTTAATGGATTTAAAATGCTAAAACTTGTTCACTATTTACGAGATAATCAGTTTCATGAAAAATTATTGACCGCGCAAGCAACAGCCTTATTAGTTGAATTAGGATATGAAATAAATCAAAATCCAACTGCCTTAGAGCTTTTAAAAATTTACAGACAGTTGGATATTGATTCTGGTAATTAA